The DNA segment TAGCTCCAAAAAACTTGCAATGGTGTATAAAAGTGTGAAGGATGCTGATAAAGAAGACTTTTATCAACAATACTATTGGCTGGTAAAAGCTGAGCAGCTGAAAACATATCCTCACCTGAAAGAAATAAAGCCAAAAGTTTTATATGAATTTGTAAAGAAAGTTAACCCTCAGAATCCTACCAAAAAGCTTGATGACAGAGGAAAAGAGCTAAGAGAAACTGCAGAACTGTCTTTGAATCAATATTTCAAAAACAAGAACCTTGAGAACAACTCTGTTTTGATGTACAATCTTGAAACGTATGTAGATCCTTCAAAAGGACAATATTATACAAAGATTGATGCCGAAAAAATCAAGGAGCTGGTACCGAAAGAGCTTTTTGCTTTCAATTCCAACAACAGAAATACAGGAGAAGATACAACGTATTATCTGTGGATTGATAAAAAGAAAGACGATTTCAACATCGTGAGCATCATTCCGGATGAAAAAGAGAATAAAGCTTTCTATGCAAGATTAAAGCAGTATCTTCCAAGTTACAAATTCTCGAAATATGTTCCTTCCGTAAAAAAAGGTACCAAAACAGACAGAACGGATGCAGAATATTATTACATTATGCCATTTGAGCAAAATACCGACAACATCGAGTACAAAACAAAAGATTTCAAAACCTTTGAACTGAGCCAGTACAGAAAAGCCGGCGAAGAGTGGAAAGGGGTTGAAAAACCAAGAAAATAAAATCAAAGTCCTGCGGAAATCTGCAGGACTTTTTTAGTGGTTTAAAAATTATAAAAAGTCTCCTGATACTAATTTTTTAAAATAAATAAATCCAAAGGAATAAATATTGCTGTAAACACTACCATTTTAATTCTTTGAACCAAACAAATCTGGATAATTCCAGTATCAGAAACAATGTCAGAAGCCGTTTCGCAACCTAATTCGATAAAGAAAATATTACCGCTGATCTTAGCAACCGCAATCTTTATGCAGATGCTGGATTCCACTGTTCTCAACACTTCACTTCCGGCTATTGCAAGGGATCTGAAGGAATCCCCCCTGAATATGCAGAATGCCATTATCAGCTATGTTTTAACGCTGGCCGTATTCATGCCGGCAAGCGGATTTCTGGCAGACAGGTTCGGGACCAAAAAGATTTTCATCACATCCATCATATTATTCAGTCTCGGTTCCCTTTTCTGTGCCCTTTCACAAAACCTTACCCATTTGGTTATTTCGAGGGTGATACAAGGAATCGGCGGGAGTCTCATGACACCGGTTGGAAAACTGGCGCTTATTAAAACATTCGACAAAAATGAATTGCTTAAAGCCATGAACTTTGCTATTATCCCCGCTCTTATCGGTCCGGTTCTTGGCCCGCTCGTTGGAGGTTATATGGTAGATTACCTTTCCTGGCACTGGATTTTTCTCATTAACATACCGATTGGCATTCTTGGGGTAACATTAGGATTAAAATTCATGCCCAATTATAAATCCGCAGATGTGGATTTCGATTTAAAAGGCTTCCTGATTTTTGCAGCAGCTTCTCTCCTTCTTTCCATTTCTCTTGAGCTCTTCGGAGACCTTCAGAATACGACGCCCGTTCTTATTGTTTTCATATTGGGGTTTCTTTTCATGTATTACTATTACCGTCATGCGAAAAGAGATAACAGTCCTATTTTCCCGTTAAATTTATTCCAAGTAAGAACTTTCAGGGTAGGAATTGTTGGAAATCTTGCTACCAGACTGGGAATCAGTTCTGTTCCATTATTATTACCATTAATGATTCAGATTGCGTACGGACAATCTGCCGTCACCTCAGGATGGATCATTGCTCCGATGGCCCTTACCGCGATCTTCGGAAAATCATATGTCATTAAAATATTAGACAAATTCGGGTACCGGCAGACACTTATGATCAACACTTTCATTATCGGCACACTGATCTGCTTACTCGCTATTCCGGACATCAATACTTCCCTGTACTGGTTTGTGCCTATTATTGCGGTATTGGGATTCTTCAACTCGATTCAGTTTACTTCAATG comes from the Chryseobacterium nepalense genome and includes:
- a CDS encoding MFS transporter; translated protein: MSEAVSQPNSIKKILPLILATAIFMQMLDSTVLNTSLPAIARDLKESPLNMQNAIISYVLTLAVFMPASGFLADRFGTKKIFITSIILFSLGSLFCALSQNLTHLVISRVIQGIGGSLMTPVGKLALIKTFDKNELLKAMNFAIIPALIGPVLGPLVGGYMVDYLSWHWIFLINIPIGILGVTLGLKFMPNYKSADVDFDLKGFLIFAAASLLLSISLELFGDLQNTTPVLIVFILGFLFMYYYYRHAKRDNSPIFPLNLFQVRTFRVGIVGNLATRLGISSVPLLLPLMIQIAYGQSAVTSGWIIAPMALTAIFGKSYVIKILDKFGYRQTLMINTFIIGTLICLLAIPDINTSLYWFVPIIAVLGFFNSIQFTSMNTISIADLRNFQTSSGNSLLSVNQQLAIGFGIAFGLIVLKIFESTDLIHGEPHNAFRYTFLTIGILTIISGFVFRRLHISDGKNMKSKED